A portion of the Pseudomonas sp. PSE14 genome contains these proteins:
- a CDS encoding FimV/HubP family polar landmark protein: MIRLRKLVQAIAAASALTTGMAHALGLGDIHLRSALNQPLDAEIDLVEVRDLAQGEVIPKLASPEDFNKAGVDRQYFLTGLKFTPIIKPNGKSVIRVTSDRPVQEPYLNFLVEVLWPNGRLLREYTVLLDPPLYSPQTAAAAAPRAPMAAPAPISRQPAPVAPRPAAAPSPRPAAAAAPAPRRLDGNEYRTGRNDTLWEIAARARPNSSVSVQQTMLAIQDLNPDAFLGGNINRLKSGQVLRLPDAEQIKSRTQPDAAAEVTQQYTAWREGRSLPTGGARQLDATPRANAGAAPSQAEEKDSLRLVSGENGKAKGGDKGSKDGKAIAEKLAVTQESLDTTRRENEELQSRMGDLKSQMDKLQKLIELKDAQLAKLQSQLGTAPQGAAQAPAADASAAAPTAPAPQPAVPDQPAAPAQPAPSAAPAQPSEPAAPVAPEASAPAAPETPAAPAAPAAPPAPAPEAAKPAEVKPAPAPAPAPVEPVAESFIDEVLANPVWLGAIGGSAVLALLVLLMVISRRRAAKEREELDAAAEADEHGLGGGFDLGDGDLDSLDVPQAAEVAAPAASAPERVAAQTSDALGEADIYIAYGRFNQAAELLQGAIYDEPQRADLRLKLMEVYAEIGDREGFARQENELREMGGADSQVEQLKSRYPGMVALAAVGAAGAAAVAAADEFGGFSLDDLHLDSPAQPEPAAESAPLAGDLDDAFDLALDDLELEDDKPAAPAESKADDLSLSTFDLDDDLAFDAPAAEPAKADDDFAFDLDLGAEPAAKPADVSLSDDLADFTLDLEKDAPSSPEEDFLLGLDDDTTSLSGVSEQEFSLDKDHGVTQSLADLPDDFDLSLPGEEHEPVKADDSFSAQLDEVSAELDRLAGDVEEPKAPTPELEPEASFATNDLDAAGESAEEDDEFDFLSGADEAATKLDLARAYIDMGDTEGARDILDEVLAEGNDNQQQEARELLGRIA, from the coding sequence ATGATCCGGCTTCGTAAACTGGTGCAGGCAATCGCGGCTGCTTCGGCATTGACCACGGGCATGGCGCATGCACTGGGGTTGGGAGACATCCACCTGCGTTCAGCCCTGAACCAGCCGCTGGATGCCGAGATCGACCTGGTCGAAGTTCGTGATCTTGCCCAGGGCGAGGTAATCCCCAAGCTGGCGTCGCCGGAAGACTTCAACAAGGCGGGCGTCGACCGCCAGTACTTCCTCACCGGCCTGAAGTTCACCCCGATCATCAAGCCGAACGGCAAGAGCGTCATTCGCGTGACCTCGGATCGTCCGGTCCAGGAGCCCTACCTGAACTTCCTGGTCGAGGTGCTCTGGCCCAATGGCCGCCTGCTGCGCGAATACACCGTGCTGCTCGACCCGCCGCTGTACTCCCCGCAGACCGCCGCAGCCGCTGCGCCTCGCGCACCCATGGCCGCTCCGGCACCGATTTCCCGCCAGCCTGCTCCGGTCGCGCCGCGTCCGGCCGCTGCGCCGTCCCCGCGTCCTGCTGCGGCAGCGGCGCCGGCTCCGCGCCGCCTGGATGGCAACGAATACCGTACCGGCCGCAATGACACCCTGTGGGAAATCGCAGCGCGTGCGCGTCCGAACAGCAGTGTTTCAGTCCAGCAGACCATGCTGGCGATCCAGGACCTCAATCCCGACGCCTTTCTCGGCGGCAATATCAACCGCCTGAAGAGTGGCCAGGTACTGCGCCTGCCGGATGCGGAGCAGATCAAGTCCCGCACGCAGCCTGACGCGGCCGCCGAAGTCACTCAGCAATACACCGCCTGGCGCGAAGGGCGCAGCCTGCCGACTGGCGGTGCCCGTCAGTTGGACGCCACGCCGCGCGCCAACGCTGGCGCCGCTCCTTCGCAAGCCGAGGAGAAGGACAGCCTGCGCCTGGTCTCCGGCGAAAACGGCAAGGCCAAGGGTGGCGACAAGGGCAGCAAGGATGGCAAGGCCATTGCCGAGAAGCTCGCCGTTACCCAGGAAAGCCTGGATACCACCCGCCGCGAGAACGAAGAACTGCAGAGTCGCATGGGCGACCTGAAAAGCCAGATGGACAAGCTGCAGAAGCTCATCGAGCTGAAGGATGCCCAGTTGGCGAAGCTGCAGAGCCAGCTCGGTACTGCGCCGCAAGGCGCAGCCCAGGCGCCGGCGGCGGATGCGTCCGCTGCTGCTCCTACTGCTCCCGCTCCTCAGCCCGCAGTGCCTGATCAACCTGCCGCTCCGGCCCAGCCCGCTCCGTCCGCTGCACCCGCTCAACCGAGCGAGCCGGCGGCGCCCGTCGCGCCTGAGGCCAGTGCGCCGGCCGCTCCGGAGACTCCGGCAGCGCCTGCTGCTCCGGCTGCACCGCCGGCTCCGGCCCCCGAGGCCGCCAAGCCGGCTGAGGTGAAACCGGCTCCGGCTCCCGCACCGGCTCCTGTCGAGCCCGTCGCGGAGAGCTTCATCGATGAGGTCCTGGCCAACCCGGTCTGGCTGGGCGCTATCGGCGGTAGTGCCGTGCTGGCGCTGCTGGTGCTGTTGATGGTGATTTCGCGCCGTCGGGCCGCCAAGGAGCGCGAGGAACTGGATGCCGCGGCTGAGGCGGACGAGCATGGCCTGGGTGGTGGTTTCGACCTGGGTGATGGCGATCTGGATTCCCTCGACGTCCCGCAGGCTGCCGAAGTGGCCGCTCCGGCGGCGTCGGCGCCCGAGCGTGTCGCCGCGCAGACCAGCGATGCCCTGGGCGAGGCGGATATCTACATTGCCTACGGCCGCTTCAACCAGGCTGCCGAACTCCTGCAGGGCGCCATCTACGACGAGCCGCAGCGCGCCGACCTGCGTCTCAAGCTGATGGAGGTGTATGCCGAGATCGGTGATCGTGAAGGCTTCGCCCGTCAGGAAAACGAACTGCGTGAGATGGGCGGCGCCGACAGCCAGGTCGAGCAGTTGAAGTCTCGTTATCCGGGCATGGTTGCTCTGGCTGCCGTGGGTGCGGCGGGCGCCGCCGCCGTGGCGGCTGCTGACGAGTTCGGCGGCTTCAGCCTGGATGACCTGCATCTGGATTCGCCGGCCCAGCCGGAACCTGCCGCCGAATCGGCTCCTCTGGCGGGGGATCTCGACGACGCCTTCGACCTGGCGCTGGATGATCTCGAGCTGGAAGACGACAAGCCTGCGGCGCCGGCCGAGAGCAAGGCCGACGACCTGTCGCTGAGCACCTTCGACCTGGACGACGACCTGGCATTCGACGCACCTGCCGCTGAGCCGGCCAAGGCGGACGACGACTTCGCCTTCGACCTCGACCTGGGGGCGGAGCCTGCCGCCAAGCCTGCGGACGTATCGCTGTCCGATGACCTGGCAGACTTTACCCTCGATCTGGAGAAGGACGCTCCGTCGTCCCCGGAAGAGGACTTCCTGTTGGGTCTGGACGATGACACCACGTCGCTGTCCGGTGTCAGTGAGCAGGAATTCTCCCTCGACAAGGATCATGGCGTGACGCAGTCCCTGGCCGACCTGCCGGATGACTTCGATCTCTCCCTGCCTGGCGAGGAGCACGAACCGGTCAAGGCTGACGACAGCTTCTCCGCCCAGCTCGACGAGGTGAGTGCGGAACTGGATCGTCTGGCTGGCGACGTCGAGGAGCCCAAGGCGCCGACGCCGGAGCTGGAGCCGGAAGCGAGCTTCGCGACGAATGATCTCGACGCTGCCGGCGAAAGTGCGGAGGAGGATGACGAGTTCGACTTCCTCTCCGGCGCCGATGAAGCCGCTACCAAACTCGACCTGGCGCGTGCCTATATCGACATGGGCGACACCGAAGGCGCCCGCGACATCCTCGACGAAGTGCTCGCCGAGGGTAACGACAATCAGCAGCAGGAAGCGCGTGAACTGCTCGGGCGCATCGCCTGA
- the truA gene encoding tRNA pseudouridine(38-40) synthase TruA, whose translation MSEAIPQAAAEVAAAGVSRIALGVEYKGARYRGWQRQEDGVPSVQAALEKALSKVADGPVSVICAGRTDAAVHASGQVVHFDTAVDRPLKAWIMGSNANLPADISVTWAKVMPAHFHARFTAMARRYRYVIYNDPIRPAHQSEEVTWNHRPLDVSRMREAARALVGTHDFTSFRAVQCQAKSPVKTVHHLEVIEHGRFIVLDIRANAFLHHMVRNFAGVLMTIGAGERPVEWAGEVLAARDRRAGGVTAHPYGLYLVRVEYPEEFELPERYLGPHFLSSLPDILG comes from the coding sequence ATGAGTGAAGCAATACCCCAAGCGGCAGCCGAAGTGGCTGCCGCTGGCGTTTCCAGGATTGCCCTGGGCGTCGAATACAAAGGTGCCCGTTATCGTGGCTGGCAACGCCAGGAAGACGGCGTGCCCTCCGTGCAGGCGGCGCTGGAAAAAGCCCTGTCGAAAGTGGCCGACGGGCCGGTCTCGGTGATCTGCGCCGGGCGCACCGATGCCGCCGTGCATGCCAGCGGACAGGTCGTGCATTTCGATACGGCTGTCGATCGCCCGCTGAAGGCCTGGATCATGGGCAGCAATGCCAACCTGCCGGCCGACATCAGCGTGACTTGGGCGAAAGTGATGCCGGCGCATTTCCATGCGCGCTTCACCGCCATGGCGCGGCGCTACCGCTATGTGATCTACAACGACCCGATTCGCCCGGCGCACCAGTCCGAGGAAGTCACCTGGAACCATCGCCCGCTGGACGTTTCGCGCATGCGCGAAGCGGCCAGGGCGCTGGTTGGCACCCACGACTTCACTTCGTTCCGCGCCGTGCAGTGCCAGGCCAAGTCGCCGGTGAAGACCGTGCATCACCTGGAGGTGATCGAGCATGGCCGCTTCATCGTGCTGGATATCCGCGCCAACGCCTTCCTGCACCACATGGTGCGCAACTTCGCCGGAGTGCTGATGACCATCGGTGCCGGCGAACGCCCGGTGGAGTGGGCGGGAGAGGTGCTGGCGGCGCGCGACCGTCGCGCCGGTGGCGTCACTGCGCACCCGTACGGGCTGTACCTGGTGCGCGTGGAGTACCCGGAAGAGTTCGAACTGCCCGAGCGTTATCTGGGGCCACATTTCCTTTCAAGTTTGCCCGATATCCTTGGCTGA
- a CDS encoding FimV/HubP family polar landmark protein, with product MSRIHGFLLAAAIASAFLPGTASALELGEISSRAVLGQTLSANIELRGAGDLNAEEVMVSLASQQDFDRLGVDRSQLVTGLRFSSDIGKNGRGVIHVTSQRPIQEPYVNFVMQVVWPQGRLVREFTLLLDPPSYVATPVTPPAAIATRPAAAPVRQAAPAQAVAPSVAPAAPDSYRIQRNDALWDIASRNRPSSSVSVMQTMLAIQQLNPDAFVDGNANRLKVGQVLRLPDEQQVRAQSHAQAVARIEAQNGEWQARRQAALPQARQMDATKRTEAGAAPVSAEARDNLRLVSGRAANQKDKADTEQLAVLQEGLDSARREGDEMRSRIADLQSQMEKLNKLVELKDAQIAGLIARLAEQDRAGKPAGAYVAPAQPTVPAAASAPAQPEAVVAAQASDGVAHP from the coding sequence CCTTGGGCAGACCCTGTCGGCGAACATCGAACTGCGCGGCGCGGGCGACCTGAATGCGGAGGAGGTGATGGTCAGCCTCGCCTCCCAGCAGGACTTCGACCGCCTAGGGGTCGACCGCAGCCAACTGGTGACCGGCCTGCGTTTCAGTTCGGATATCGGCAAGAACGGCCGTGGCGTCATCCACGTGACCTCGCAGCGTCCGATCCAGGAGCCTTACGTCAACTTCGTGATGCAGGTGGTGTGGCCGCAGGGACGCCTGGTGCGTGAATTCACGCTGCTGCTCGACCCGCCGAGCTACGTCGCCACGCCGGTGACCCCGCCGGCGGCCATTGCGACCCGCCCGGCTGCCGCGCCTGTTCGCCAGGCTGCGCCGGCGCAGGCAGTGGCACCGTCAGTAGCACCGGCAGCGCCGGACAGCTATCGAATCCAGCGCAACGATGCCCTGTGGGACATTGCGTCGCGCAATCGCCCCTCGTCCAGCGTGTCGGTGATGCAGACCATGCTGGCGATCCAGCAACTGAACCCGGATGCCTTCGTCGATGGCAACGCCAATCGGCTGAAAGTGGGGCAGGTGCTGCGCCTGCCCGATGAACAGCAGGTGCGGGCACAGAGTCATGCGCAGGCCGTGGCGCGTATCGAGGCGCAGAACGGTGAGTGGCAGGCACGTCGCCAGGCTGCGCTGCCGCAGGCCCGGCAGATGGATGCGACGAAAAGGACCGAAGCGGGAGCGGCGCCGGTCAGTGCCGAGGCGCGCGATAACCTGCGCCTGGTATCGGGGCGCGCCGCCAACCAGAAGGACAAGGCCGACACCGAACAGCTCGCCGTACTGCAGGAAGGGCTCGACAGTGCTCGCCGCGAGGGCGATGAAATGCGCAGCCGGATCGCCGACCTGCAGAGCCAGATGGAAAAGCTGAACAAGCTGGTCGAATTGAAGGATGCGCAGATCGCCGGCCTGATCGCTCGTCTGGCGGAGCAGGACCGGGCTGGCAAGCCTGCCGGCGCGTACGTGGCGCCTGCCCAGCCCACAGTGCCAGCTGCCGCTTCTGCCCCTGCTCAGCCTGAGGCCGTGGTTGCCGCTCAAGCCTCGGACGGCGTCGCGCATCCGTAA
- a CDS encoding phosphoribosylanthranilate isomerase produces MSAVRIKICGITRVEDALAAAEAGADAIGLVFYAKSPRAVSIQQARAIVAALPPFVSTVGLFVDASRCELGEILDAVPLDILQFHGDETPEACSGWRKRYLKALRVKPGDDVTAQIAKYPQASGFLLDTYVEGVPGGTGQAFDWSLVPRDVKRPLILAGGLTPENVADAIAQVRPYAVDVSGGVEASKGIKDAQKIRDFIAQCRSVA; encoded by the coding sequence TTGTCCGCCGTTCGCATCAAAATCTGCGGTATTACCCGAGTCGAAGATGCCCTGGCCGCCGCCGAGGCGGGTGCCGACGCGATCGGGCTGGTGTTCTACGCCAAGAGCCCGCGCGCGGTGAGCATCCAGCAGGCGAGGGCGATCGTCGCCGCGCTGCCACCCTTCGTCAGCACGGTCGGCCTGTTCGTCGATGCCAGTCGTTGCGAGTTGGGGGAGATCCTCGATGCAGTGCCGCTGGACATCCTGCAATTCCATGGCGACGAGACGCCCGAAGCCTGCTCGGGCTGGCGCAAGCGCTATCTCAAGGCGCTGCGGGTCAAGCCGGGCGACGACGTGACGGCGCAGATCGCGAAATATCCACAGGCCAGTGGTTTCCTCCTCGATACCTATGTGGAAGGCGTGCCCGGCGGGACCGGCCAGGCGTTCGACTGGTCGCTGGTGCCCAGGGATGTGAAGCGCCCCCTGATCCTGGCCGGCGGCCTGACGCCGGAGAACGTGGCGGACGCCATCGCCCAGGTGCGTCCCTATGCGGTGGACGTCAGTGGCGGCGTCGAGGCCAGCAAGGGCATCAAGGACGCGCAGAAGATCCGCGACTTCATCGCCCAGTGCCGGTCGGTGGCGTGA
- a CDS encoding SPOR domain-containing protein: MALLDKGLKQRVVGALVLLALAIIFLPMLFTREDEMRQVVVEAPVMPKPPAMPSVEVQPTEVPEPQAEEADTAAQPEAAPAPSAPIASLPAQPVPAAPAPKPAAPAPQPQQTQASAAPKAPAPAPAPAPAQRLDASNLPVSWSVQLASLSNRARADELQKQLRSQGYNAYVRSFDGMNRVFVGPVVERAEADRLRDQLGKQQKLNGFVVRFQPERG; encoded by the coding sequence ATGGCCTTGCTCGATAAGGGGCTCAAGCAGAGGGTTGTCGGCGCGCTGGTGTTGTTGGCGCTGGCCATCATCTTCCTGCCGATGCTGTTTACCCGCGAGGACGAGATGCGTCAGGTCGTGGTCGAGGCGCCGGTAATGCCCAAGCCGCCGGCCATGCCGAGCGTCGAGGTGCAGCCCACCGAGGTGCCGGAGCCGCAGGCGGAAGAGGCTGACACCGCTGCGCAGCCGGAGGCCGCCCCCGCGCCGTCCGCGCCGATCGCCAGCCTTCCCGCGCAGCCGGTACCCGCTGCGCCGGCGCCCAAGCCTGCCGCTCCCGCACCGCAGCCGCAGCAGACCCAGGCCAGCGCCGCGCCCAAGGCGCCAGCTCCGGCCCCGGCTCCCGCTCCTGCCCAGCGTCTGGATGCCAGCAATCTGCCGGTCAGCTGGTCGGTGCAGCTGGCCAGCCTGTCCAACCGCGCTCGCGCCGACGAACTGCAGAAGCAACTGCGCAGCCAGGGCTACAACGCCTACGTGCGCAGCTTCGACGGCATGAACCGGGTATTCGTCGGTCCGGTGGTCGAGCGCGCCGAGGCGGATCGCTTGCGCGACCAGTTGGGCAAGCAGCAGAAGCTCAATGGCTTCGTGGTGCGCTTCCAGCCTGAGCGTGGCTGA
- a CDS encoding CvpA family protein — protein MAFTWVDWTMIGIIVISSLISLSRGFVKEALSLVTWIVAGAVAWMFGGALAEHLAPYIQLPSGRVIAACAILFVVTLLLGALVNFLISELVRVTGMSGTDRVLGMVFGGARGVLLVVLLVGLLSLAPVQQDPWWQQSVLLPHFLIVADWSKNTILTFAGHWMSGVTIAPPSGAGTLLPAQ, from the coding sequence GTGGCATTTACCTGGGTCGATTGGACGATGATCGGCATCATCGTCATTTCCAGCCTGATCAGCTTGAGCCGAGGCTTCGTCAAGGAAGCCCTGTCGCTGGTCACCTGGATCGTAGCCGGTGCGGTCGCCTGGATGTTCGGCGGCGCGCTGGCCGAGCATCTCGCACCCTACATCCAGCTGCCCTCCGGGCGTGTCATTGCTGCCTGCGCCATTCTTTTCGTCGTTACGCTGCTGCTGGGCGCACTCGTCAATTTCCTCATCAGCGAGCTGGTGCGCGTGACCGGCATGTCTGGCACCGACCGCGTGCTCGGCATGGTCTTCGGTGGCGCCCGTGGCGTGTTGCTGGTGGTGCTGCTGGTCGGGCTGCTGAGCCTGGCGCCGGTGCAGCAGGACCCATGGTGGCAGCAATCTGTGCTGCTACCGCATTTCCTGATCGTCGCCGACTGGTCGAAGAACACCATTCTGACTTTTGCCGGGCATTGGATGTCCGGCGTTACCATCGCTCCGCCGTCCGGAGCGGGTACTTTGCTGCCGGCCCAGTGA
- a CDS encoding aspartate-semialdehyde dehydrogenase, whose translation MPETIDIAVVGATGLVGEALVELLEERDFPVGTLYLLATGESAGKSVAFRGRNLRVGKLSDFDFAKVRLAFLSTTADAAHECSAQALAAGCSVIDLSGAALAEQSLVVLPAANGEALEQPSLPVRIAAPCAPAAEVAEVLAALRDVLEVRQLSVTACLSASVLGREGVQELARQTAELLNARPLEPKLVDRQYAFNMLAQVGAVDEQGHSALERRMAAELSALFPGLEGALDVTCAMAPVFFGDALMLSITTAAPVSLDAALAALDDAPGIERVEDDYPTVIGDAQGQDSVYVGRLRLGLTNPCKLNLWIASDNVRKGAALNAVNLGELLIKHYL comes from the coding sequence ATGCCTGAAACCATCGACATCGCCGTAGTAGGCGCCACCGGACTTGTGGGCGAGGCACTGGTCGAGCTGCTGGAAGAGCGGGACTTTCCCGTAGGCACCCTGTATCTGCTGGCCACGGGCGAATCCGCCGGCAAGTCGGTGGCGTTCCGTGGACGCAACCTGCGTGTCGGCAAGCTGTCCGACTTCGACTTCGCCAAGGTCCGCCTGGCCTTCCTCTCCACTACCGCCGATGCCGCCCATGAGTGCTCCGCGCAGGCGCTGGCAGCCGGTTGCAGCGTGATTGACCTCAGTGGGGCGGCGCTGGCCGAGCAATCCCTGGTTGTCTTGCCGGCGGCCAATGGCGAGGCGCTGGAACAGCCCAGCCTGCCGGTGCGGATCGCCGCGCCCTGCGCGCCGGCGGCGGAAGTCGCCGAAGTGCTCGCCGCGCTGCGAGACGTGCTGGAAGTTCGCCAACTGAGCGTCACCGCCTGCCTTTCCGCCTCGGTCCTGGGGCGCGAGGGGGTTCAGGAGCTGGCGCGGCAAACCGCCGAGCTGCTCAACGCCCGCCCGCTGGAGCCGAAGCTGGTTGACCGGCAGTACGCCTTCAATATGCTGGCCCAGGTTGGCGCAGTGGATGAGCAGGGGCATTCGGCCCTGGAGCGACGCATGGCCGCGGAGCTCTCCGCGCTGTTCCCGGGGCTGGAAGGTGCGCTGGATGTCACCTGTGCCATGGCGCCGGTGTTCTTCGGCGATGCGCTGATGCTGTCGATCACCACCGCCGCACCAGTTTCGCTGGATGCGGCGCTGGCTGCCCTGGATGACGCGCCCGGCATCGAACGGGTCGAAGACGATTACCCGACTGTCATCGGTGATGCACAGGGGCAGGATAGTGTTTATGTCGGACGCCTACGTCTTGGTCTGACAAATCCATGCAAACTGAATTTGTGGATTGCGTCAGATAATGTGCGAAAAGGCGCAGCGCTGAATGCTGTGAACTTGGGCGAATTGTTGATAAAACACTATCTGTAA
- the accD gene encoding acetyl-CoA carboxylase, carboxyltransferase subunit beta, with product MSNWLVDKLIPSIMRSEAKKSSVPEGLWHKCPSCEAVLYRPELEKTLDVCPKCDHHMRIGARARLDIFLDEEGREELGAELEPVDRLKFRDSKKYKDRLTAAQKDTGEKDALISMSGKLMGMPVVASAFEFSFMGGSMGSIVGERFVRAANYALEHRCPMICFSASGGARMQEALISLMQMAKTSAALARLREEGIPFISVLTDPVYGGVSASLAMLGDVIVGEPRALIGFAGPRVIEQTVREKLPEGFQRSEFLLEHGAIDMIVHRSEMRERLAKLLAKFTHTPSTALAG from the coding sequence ATGAGCAACTGGCTGGTAGACAAGCTGATCCCTTCCATCATGCGTTCCGAGGCGAAGAAGAGCTCGGTTCCGGAAGGCCTGTGGCACAAGTGCCCTTCCTGCGAAGCGGTGCTGTACCGTCCCGAGCTGGAAAAGACCCTGGACGTCTGCCCGAAGTGCGATCACCACATGCGCATCGGTGCCCGTGCCCGCCTGGACATCTTCCTCGATGAAGAGGGCCGCGAAGAGCTCGGTGCCGAGCTGGAACCGGTGGACCGCCTGAAGTTCCGCGACAGCAAGAAGTACAAGGACCGCCTGACCGCCGCGCAGAAAGACACCGGCGAGAAGGACGCGCTGATCTCCATGAGCGGCAAGCTGATGGGCATGCCGGTAGTGGCCAGTGCCTTCGAGTTCTCCTTCATGGGCGGTTCGATGGGCTCCATCGTCGGCGAGCGCTTCGTGCGTGCCGCCAACTATGCGCTGGAGCATCGTTGCCCGATGATCTGCTTCTCCGCCTCGGGCGGTGCGCGCATGCAGGAAGCGCTGATCTCCCTGATGCAGATGGCCAAGACCTCCGCCGCGCTGGCCCGCCTGCGCGAAGAAGGCATCCCGTTCATCTCCGTGCTGACCGACCCGGTTTACGGCGGCGTTTCCGCCAGTCTGGCGATGCTCGGCGACGTGATCGTCGGTGAGCCGCGCGCCCTGATCGGCTTCGCCGGCCCGCGTGTGATCGAGCAGACCGTGCGCGAGAAGCTGCCCGAAGGCTTCCAGCGCAGCGAGTTCCTGCTGGAGCACGGCGCCATCGACATGATTGTTCACCGTTCCGAAATGCGCGAGCGGCTCGCCAAGCTGCTGGCCAAGTTCACCCACACTCCAAGTACCGCGCTCGCAGGATGA
- the folC gene encoding bifunctional tetrahydrofolate synthase/dihydrofolate synthase — protein sequence MTQRTLADWLSYLEQLHSTAIDMGLDRSREVAGRLGLGRPAPRVVTVTGTNGKGSTCAFLAAMLGEQGLRVGVYSSPHLLRYNERVLIEGVEARDEALCEAFAAVEAARGEISLTYFEMGTLAAFWLFERAGLDAVVLEVGLGGRLDAVNLIDSDVAVVTSIGIDHADWLGDTRESVAFEKAGIFRAGNPAVCGDLEPPAPLLEQARNLGSPLLLRGRDFDLALGEGDWHWRGRDAAGEVLTLHNLPPLDLPTENAALALQVYALLDLPWQPEQLAAALQRTRVIGRLDRRSVQWRGEERHLLLDVGHNPHAAQYLAGRLRSAPPKGVRRAVFGLLADKDLDGVLEPVLGLVQDWAVAPLPTGRSRPAEELETALRARGASVSRHADIAAALEAQCNAASADDEILVFGSFYSVADALEWLVRAAR from the coding sequence ATGACCCAACGTACCCTTGCCGACTGGCTCAGCTACCTCGAACAACTCCACTCCACCGCGATCGACATGGGGCTGGACCGCTCCCGTGAGGTAGCCGGCCGGCTGGGCCTGGGGCGCCCCGCGCCCCGCGTGGTGACCGTCACCGGTACCAACGGCAAGGGTTCCACCTGCGCCTTCCTTGCCGCCATGCTTGGCGAGCAGGGTCTGCGCGTCGGCGTATACAGCTCGCCGCACCTGCTGCGCTACAACGAGCGCGTGCTCATCGAGGGCGTCGAAGCCCGCGATGAAGCGCTCTGCGAAGCCTTCGCCGCCGTCGAGGCGGCCCGTGGCGAAATCTCCCTGACCTACTTCGAAATGGGCACCCTCGCGGCCTTCTGGCTGTTCGAGCGCGCAGGCCTTGACGCCGTGGTGCTGGAAGTCGGCCTGGGTGGCCGCCTGGATGCGGTAAACCTGATCGATTCCGACGTCGCCGTGGTTACCAGCATCGGTATCGATCACGCCGACTGGCTGGGCGATACCCGCGAAAGCGTGGCCTTCGAGAAGGCCGGTATCTTCCGCGCCGGCAATCCCGCCGTGTGCGGCGACCTGGAGCCGCCAGCGCCGTTGCTGGAACAAGCGCGTAACCTGGGTTCGCCGTTGCTGCTGCGTGGTCGTGATTTCGACCTGGCGCTGGGCGAGGGCGACTGGCACTGGCGCGGTCGCGATGCCGCCGGGGAAGTCCTGACCCTGCATAACCTGCCGCCACTCGATCTGCCGACGGAGAACGCGGCACTGGCCTTGCAGGTCTACGCCCTGCTGGACCTGCCGTGGCAGCCCGAGCAACTGGCTGCCGCCCTGCAGCGCACCCGGGTCATCGGGCGCCTGGATCGTCGCAGCGTGCAATGGCGCGGTGAAGAGCGCCATCTGCTGCTGGATGTGGGGCACAATCCGCATGCCGCGCAGTACCTGGCCGGCCGCCTGCGCTCTGCGCCGCCCAAGGGTGTGCGCCGTGCCGTTTTCGGCCTGCTGGCGGACAAGGATCTGGACGGCGTACTGGAACCCGTGCTCGGCTTGGTGCAGGATTGGGCCGTCGCGCCGCTGCCCACCGGTCGCAGTCGGCCGGCGGAAGAGCTGGAAACTGCGTTGCGCGCCCGTGGCGCGAGCGTCAGTCGTCACGCGGATATCGCCGCGGCGCTTGAAGCGCAGTGCAATGCGGCTTCGGCGGACGACGAGATTCTGGTGTTCGGTTCGTTCTACAGCGTGGCGGATGCCCTGGAGTGGCTCGTCAGGGCTGCTCGATAA